The DNA segment TATTGCCAAAAAAATGATCTAACCTTTTCCCAGTAGCTCCATATATATTTATTTTTTCTATACTTGGATAAAGTCTTACCAATTCTTCTAATGCATAATCTGCATCTGTTAAGTCTTGACTTTCTTTTATTTTAAAATTTTCTGATATACTTTCTATTTTCTTTCTGTCAGATTCAGAAATTGAATCAAAATCTCCACAACTTAATAGAGGTCTTATTCCTTTATCGGCTAAATATAAAGCTCCTTTATCTACTCCGCACCATACCCCTATTGTTGGTACTTCAGTTGGGAATTCTCCCCCCAACATAATATTTACTTCTCTTTGTTCATTCATTATCTTAACAACTCACCTAATGTTTTTTCTTTGTCTTCTGCACCAAATAAGAAAGAACCACAAACTAATAAATCTGCTCCTTTATCACGACAAAGT comes from the Gemella morbillorum genome and includes:
- a CDS encoding thiamine diphosphokinase produces the protein MNEQREVNIMLGGEFPTEVPTIGVWCGVDKGALYLADKGIRPLLSCGDFDSISESDRKKIESISENFKIKESQDLTDADYALEELVRLYPSIEKINIYGATGKRLDHFFGNIFLLNNEKYERIELSIIDDNNIITIAKSEKNVFPPKKGYKYFSIIPIFQDTKMTIKNSKYEAENLLLTLDRPNATSNEFCGENDIKLEVNKNVLVIYSKD